Genomic window (Jeotgalibaca ciconiae):
CAACATCTTCATAGGGAACCACTCGGTCTTGCTGGCCGTGCCAGAAAAGTAAGGGCCGCCCATTAATTGTATTGGGATTTAAGGAGAGGTCATACTTTGGAATCCAGCTAAGTAAATCTTTGTAATCTGCTGGGAAGTACCAGCCGAGCTGAGTAGCGTGACGGGAAATCCTATCCCGGTATTCGGTTGGTTTGGGAGAACCCATCACACAGGCTGCTGCTTTAATTTCTGGATGGTGGGTAAGCAGGGCACAAGTAGTTATTCCACCCATTGAAAGTCCTCCTACTCCAATATTTTCCCCAGCCAAATTCATCCTTTGGAAATGATTCAAGATGTAACCAAACTCCATTAAGTTTGTGTGGATACTTTGCCAAAATGTTAGGGAAGGAACTTTTGACCTGGCTTGTTTCCGCTCTCCATGGTTCATCGCATCGGGCAGGATCACCCGAAATCCTTTCCTTGCTAAGGAGCGCGCTTGAGTCAAGTTCAATTCTTTCGCTGACTGCCAACCATGATAATAAATGATTATTGGTAATTTTTGGTTTTTCAGTTCATTTGGAACGACTTCTAATAGTGGAATGGTTCCGAGTGTTCGCTTGCGAATCGTGATTTTCATGTTTCTAACACCTCGCATACAGCATATCGGTAGAAGCGAAAAAAGTCTAATTTTTAAACTAGCATTCCGCTGTTTATTCCTGAAAGGAAGTTTCCACGTTGTCTCTCCTTGGGTCCTTTTTGCTATAATATAATAAATCAAGTAAACAATAGGAGGAGTTCAAATGAATAAAAAAGATTCTCTGCCTTTGGATGAGGGACCGTTTTATCATGGAACTAAAGCGATTTTAGAAACGGGTGACTTATTGACAACTCAATATAATTCTAATTATGGCAGCGGTAAAAAAGCGAATTATATCTATATGACTGCCACATTAGATGCAGCTAAGTGGGGGGCTGAACTTGCAGTGGGAGACGGACCAGAAAGTATCTATATTGTAGAACCCATGGGAAGCTTTGAGGATGATCCCAATTTGACTGATAAAAAGTTTCCAGGGAATCCCACAAGGTCTTATCGTACTCAACAACCATTAAAAGTAGTGGGGAAGGTTCTGGATTGGCAAGGACATTCCGCGCAAGAGCTTCAGCATATGCACGATCATCTTGAAAAGCTTAAACAGCAAGGGATTGAGGCAATCAATGACTAATGTTCGAACAGGGCTGATTAGAGAATCAGTCTTTTTTATAGACTAGGGGATTATAAGTTCAGCCATCAATGTCTAGCTTCCAAGTCCTGACCTAGTGAAAAAAAGATAAATTTGCCCCATTGCGCGCTTCGCTGCTCGCTAACGCATATCATTCGACTAACCCGCTGAAGCGTGAAGTCTCCTGACAATTCAGGGTCAAATTTCCTATTTTTTCATAGGTCAAGGCGGACTTGTCCGCTTTTCTTATAGTTCTATATTTATCGCATTTCGATAAATAGTGCTGGAGCTTCAAAAGAAATTTCAACGAAGTTCATTTGTATTCTACTAACACCAAGAATTATCGAACTGAGGAATTTTGATAATTTTTTATAGAAAAATGGTTTTATCCATTGGTATCTCTTTGTTTGAATCCAAGGAAACCAAGGATAGAAAATCCAGCAGCAATTCCTGATAAGACAAGAGCAGTTCCCCAATGATAGGGTTCTTGCGAGATTTGCGGAATATGGTAAAAGGACGAAAGGCCCATTAACCATTCAGGCATATCGAATAAACCTGAAAAATAGAGGACGATAAAGGCAAAACCTAAATATCCCCACACCATATTTGTAAACTTGGGAAAGCAGCCGTATAAAAACACTGTTAGACCAAGGACTAACCAAATAGCGGGTAAATAGGCTATTCCTGCTTTAAAAACAGATAAAATAGATACATCAAAGTTCATCACTACTGCTGAAACTCCAATCGCAAGTAATTGGCCAGTCTGCATAACGATACTTGTTAAGAAGGCAATCCATAAGAAAGTACCTAAAATCCCTCTTCTTGTTCGGTTTCCAGCTAGCAATTCATCCATGCGACCTTTATTTTCTTCTGTCTTTAGACGTAATAGAGTTTGTGTGGCAGGAATTGTTACAAAAATTGAAAGCAGACCGATAATGATAGTTAGAAATTGATCAACCAAATTGGCACCAGATTGCAAGGCGAGCATTTCTTTTATTAAGTCGTTATCTTTTAGCATTCCTTCAACATCCCCAATAACAGAGCCGTAGGATATTCCCAAAATAACTAATCCGACTAACCAAATGAGCAAAGGGGTGGAAAGCAGCCGCATAGCGAAACCGAATGTTGTTTTTAAAGAAGGAGTGGCATGACGCTTTCCAGGTTTTTCAGCCAATAATCCGGCTCCCACATCACGTTTTTGTTGTAAAAACAAGGCCAAAGCAAGAAGTAAACAAGTGGCGATTAGTAAACTAATAACCGGCTCCCAATTGTTTTTTACAAATGGTTCCGTTCGGTAAAGGAGACCGAGCGGAGACAGCCAACTAAGGAAACTCTGGTTAGAATCACCGATAATACGCAGAATATAGGCAATGCCTAATAGACCAAATGACCAAATCATCGCATTGCGGCTATTACTGGTCAATTGGCCCATTAGTAAGGCTACTACACCAAAAAAGAGACCAATAGTTCCATAAATAACGCCAGTAAGGATGCTTCCCTCAAGAGTGATGCTGATGTCTCCTAATGGGTAGATTACACCAATAGTTAAAAGAGAGAGCGATACATTCGATAGGAGTAACAATAAAAGTGCTGCACTGGTATGAGACAATTGACCGACAGGAAGAGCCCGCAATAATTCTAAAATGCCATCTTCTTCCTCGGCTCTGGTATTACGAACAACTAGTAAGATTGACATAATCGCAAATAGACAAAGGGTCAATATTGTCATCGTATGAGAATACATTGCACCGATTGTATAGTTATCTCCACCAATAACAGGCCCAAAAATGGCTTCCATAGCGGGATTCGACATCGCAAAAGCCATTAACTGACGTTCAGATGCATCACTGTATAGTTCTACATAAGCGTATATCGCAATAAATATAAAGGTCAGCGAGCCAAATATCCAGCTTAAAATTTTCAGCCGATCTTTTTTCAATGAAAAAAGGAATAACCGATTTGTTCGTACAAATTGATTTTTCATTTTTATGAATCCTCCTCCGTTTGATAATGACGCATGAAGAGGTCTTCTAATTTAGGAGGAGCACTTTCAAATTTAATTACGCCATATGGTTGAACGTAAGAAATAAGTTCATCCATATACTCGCTATCTAGTTGAAAAACAGCTTCATTTTTC
Coding sequences:
- a CDS encoding alpha/beta fold hydrolase — encoded protein: MKITIRKRTLGTIPLLEVVPNELKNQKLPIIIYYHGWQSAKELNLTQARSLARKGFRVILPDAMNHGERKQARSKVPSLTFWQSIHTNLMEFGYILNHFQRMNLAGENIGVGGLSMGGITTCALLTHHPEIKAAACVMGSPKPTEYRDRISRHATQLGWYFPADYKDLLSWIPKYDLSLNPNTINGRPLLFWHGQQDRVVPYEDVVSFMKENKGLSNVQFMDEDEGHLVKVETMDKVTDFFVKEML
- the arr gene encoding NAD(+)--rifampin ADP-ribosyltransferase, whose translation is MNKKDSLPLDEGPFYHGTKAILETGDLLTTQYNSNYGSGKKANYIYMTATLDAAKWGAELAVGDGPESIYIVEPMGSFEDDPNLTDKKFPGNPTRSYRTQQPLKVVGKVLDWQGHSAQELQHMHDHLEKLKQQGIEAIND
- a CDS encoding ABC transporter permease, with translation MKNQFVRTNRLFLFSLKKDRLKILSWIFGSLTFIFIAIYAYVELYSDASERQLMAFAMSNPAMEAIFGPVIGGDNYTIGAMYSHTMTILTLCLFAIMSILLVVRNTRAEEEDGILELLRALPVGQLSHTSAALLLLLLSNVSLSLLTIGVIYPLGDISITLEGSILTGVIYGTIGLFFGVVALLMGQLTSNSRNAMIWSFGLLGIAYILRIIGDSNQSFLSWLSPLGLLYRTEPFVKNNWEPVISLLIATCLLLALALFLQQKRDVGAGLLAEKPGKRHATPSLKTTFGFAMRLLSTPLLIWLVGLVILGISYGSVIGDVEGMLKDNDLIKEMLALQSGANLVDQFLTIIIGLLSIFVTIPATQTLLRLKTEENKGRMDELLAGNRTRRGILGTFLWIAFLTSIVMQTGQLLAIGVSAVVMNFDVSILSVFKAGIAYLPAIWLVLGLTVFLYGCFPKFTNMVWGYLGFAFIVLYFSGLFDMPEWLMGLSSFYHIPQISQEPYHWGTALVLSGIAAGFSILGFLGFKQRDTNG